The following are from one region of the Salvelinus alpinus chromosome 16, SLU_Salpinus.1, whole genome shotgun sequence genome:
- the LOC139540605 gene encoding proteasome subunit beta type-11-like, whose protein sequence is MSHGTTTLAFMFQGGVIAAADTRSSCNGLVACPASQKILPVHSHLVGTTSGTSADCALWKRILARELRLYQLRHGRRLSTAGAAKLLAYMLHPFKGTELCVAATLCGWDGGLSGPSLYYVCSDGTRLQGALFSVGSGSPYAYSVLDGGVRWGLTVEEAISLAREAVYRATHRDAYSGNCVDVYHITSHGWTRRDREELREEYYREKERERVKVKERREKQEGVEDGQSSGRKK, encoded by the exons ATGTCTCATGGTACCACAACCCTGGCCTTCATGTTCCAGGGGGGAGTGATAGCTGCAGCAGACACACGGTCCAGCTGCAATGGGCTTGTGGCCTGCCCAGCCTCCCAGAAGATCCTGCCTGTCCACTCCCACTTGGTGGGCACCACCTCGGGCACATCCGCCGACTGTGCCCTATGGAAGAGGATCCTGGCTCGGGAGCTCCGGCTTTACCAGCTCCGCCATGGCAGAAGGCTGTCCACAGCTGGCGCTGCCAAGCTACTAGCCTACATGCTGCACCCGTTTAAGGGCACTGAGCTGTGTGTGGCAGCCACCTTGTGTGGTTGGGACGGAG GGCTCTCTGGCCCCAGCTTGTACTACGTCTGCAGTGACGGGACTCGCCTGCAGGGAGCGCTGTTCTCTGTGGGCTCTGGCTCGCCCTATGCCTACTCTGTGCTGGATGGAGGGGTACGGTGGGGGCTGACGGTGGAGGAGGCCATCTCACTGGCCAGAGAGGCTGTGTACAGGGCCACACACAGGGATGCATACTCTGGGAACTGTGTCGATGTGTACCATATCACCTCACATGGGTGGACTCGCAGGGACAGAGAGGAACTGAGAGAGGAGTattacagagagaaggagagagaaagagtgaaggtgaaggaaaggagggagaaacAGGAAGGAGTGGAAGATGGGCAGAGCAGTGGTAGAAAGAAGTGA
- the LOC139541274 gene encoding protein sel-1 homolog 3 isoform X1: MKVFESFNLCGHAVTVVIVLSLALCESSSHIMPTSSSPAGESSVLHGDSIQFDLVPDIVMHGSVVQVSYQCSRACEVGVEVVVSTQTKTGVAVFRRRWTNHRRLHVPRTHPVKLWFPPGMAYRKDLFMRRTLDVHNVMVRAWLDHLEQGIGDKGHVNRTSTYNGSLVRTFKVLQAVLPSERPARHYPGCPSWMADLMWQLTRDRIRQCPHESDTVDMLTFPMVSTGKSFGVIRKIHPFINRDLERDRVLTVEQPSITVSIWVFLVQWCDKKLCGIIHHVDQNSKYDTPLIQLTDTGDIIIQVRVVSGGDQAFRAHTALPLWTWIRLDCFIQGSKVTLQVKPEMTSGGMVGHTHIFDFQSDIHYNDTGGYFVIGGGRFMPGFHGYFGPIKYYRLGTEKVINFLSPAKTLEGLEKTHRECDVIREVTAAFLQAVTHNQEVFMTGLCHSHYISLWRRFGQNTCRQTWTWEAQKKHRALFTFLETQQKDFPTGTKNRRTPLHLGSRLFEHVVNRLSNRGSNQMDSTSSSLIALLQMSSCYGYHHASLLLSTIHLAGLGAPVDQQQGHVYSLIGALGDNRLALMHLGYKHTQGIDGFAKDFDMAYSYYSNVGAQTSIDQGRVLGNQQYITEHILISNENHLNSLTHETGDTFQYIKLQADRGDVESQKLLAKLLFWGQNGVSKDVGSAVKWYAKSAMELEDPAAMYEYSILLFKGQGVKRNMTLGLQILEKAAAKGSVQALNGLGWYYSTILRDYKTAYKYFEQAAHNGSHDGMFNLGVYHLNGKNPHNPEKNETAAFHLFLNSSLYGHVDGAVEAAWYLSTGNMEGVSRDTERAVIILKQICEQNGYLGYIVREALQAYLQGSWGEALVRYALAAETGLGVAQNNVAYLCEELKQSYDCQWRYYNHSTMNYAPHDSGLLKMGDYYYSSSRLGAVDQAISLYSRAALAGSSQGIYTLVVLAEEGHDVPLIIRERLNISIHDGLDIVVERLLQRCVELDEDEDLTPCTLALLRVRMGKSWRKMTQDPIQLSLVYISVVTLIIALITVLIQSALVSLPPECVQVHIPARQRRHTTDCAVDDRTGTYPVNQAEVNGNGQQDQNDPIRREDRMSRTVRMAQGLWSILLRDGQTVDLAVTVSGVFLCVLCTLILHHLL, translated from the exons ATGAAAGTTTTTGAAAGTTTTAACCTTTGTGGACATGCTGTCACCGTTGTAATTGTTTTGTCGCTG GCACTATGTGAGTCTTCATCCCACATCATGCCTACCTCCTCATCCCCAGCTGGAGAGAGCTCAGTGCTGCATGGCGATTCCATACAGTTTGACTTGGTCCCAGACATAGTGATGCATGGCTCAGTGGTCCAAGTTAGTTACCAGTGCTCCAGGGCCTGTGAGGTGGGAGTGGAGGTGGTGGTCTCCACACAGACCAAGACAGGAGTGGCTGTCTTCAGGAGGAGATGGACCAACCACAGACGCCTCCATGTCCCCAGGACTCATCCAGTGAAGCTTTGGTTCCCTCCAGGCATGGCCTACAGAAAGGACCTCTTCATGAGGCGCACATTGGACGTCCATAATGTGATGGTTCGAGCCTGGTTGGACCACCTTGAGCAAGGCATAGGAGACAAAGGCCATGTGAATAGGACCAGCACATACAATGGGTCCCTGGTGAGAACGTTCAAAGTGCTTCAGGCAGTACTTCCCTCTGAGCGTCCAGCTAGACATTATCCTGGGTGCCCCTCCTGGATGGCTGATCTTATGTGGCAGCTGACCAGAGACAGAATCCGCCAGTGCCCACATGAGTCAG ACACTGTGGATATGTTGACATTTCCAATGGTTAGCACTGGAAAGAGTTTTGGAGTGATTCGCAAGATCCACCCTTTCATCAACAGAGATCTTGAGAGAGATCGTGTCCTCACTGTGGAGCAGCCCAG TATCACAGTGTCTATATGGGTCTTTCTGGTGCAGTGGTGTGACAAGAAACTGTGTGGAATCATCCATCATGTTGATCAGAACAGCAAATACGACACTCCTCTGATACAGCTCACTGACACAG GAGATATCATAATTCAGGTTCGTGTGGTGTCTGGGGGAGATCAGGCATTCAGAGCCCACACAGCTCTGCCTCTCTGGACCTGGATCAGACTAGACTGCTTCATACAAGGCTCTAAG GTGACACTGCAAGTTAAACCTGAAATGACATCGGGAGGAATGGTGGGGCACACGCACATATTTGA CTTTCAGAGTGACATCCATTACAATGACACTGGTGGATACTTTGTGATTGGAGGGGGCAGGTTCATGCCAGGTTTCCATGGCTATTTTGGACCAATCAAATACTATCGTTTGGGCACAGAAAAG GTGATCAACTTCCTTTCCCCTGCCAAGACATTAGAGGGCCTGGAAAAGACTCACAGAGAGTGTGATGTTATCAGAGAAGTCACTGCAGCCTTTCTTCAGGCTGTGACACACAACCAGGAAGTCTTTATGACAG GTTTGTGTCACTCTCACTACATCAGTTTATGGAGAAGGTTTGGACAGAATACATGTAGGCAGACATGGACCTGGGAAGCACAGAAGAAGCACCGTGCACTTTTCACCTTCTTAGAGACCCAGCAAAAGGACTTCCCCACAG GAACTAAGAACAGGAGAACACCCCTTCACCTTGGAAGCAGATTGTTTGAGCATGTAGTGAATAGACTGTCCAATAGAGGAAGCAACCAGATggactccacctcctcctccctgatAGCCTTGCTGCAGATGTCCTCCTGCTATGGCTACCACCACGCCTCCTTGCTGCTCTCCACCATCCATCTGGCTGGCCTGGGGGCCCCTGTGGACCAACAGCAG GGTCATGTCTACAGTCTGATTGGTGCACTGGGAGACAACCGTTTAGCCCTCATGCATTTgggctacaaacacacacaaggaaTTGACGGGTTCGCCAAAGACTTTGACATGGCGTACAGTTACTACTCCAATGTTGGGGCACAGACCAGTATTGACCAAGGGCGGGTACTGGGGAATCAG CAATATATCACTGAGCACATTCTTATAAGCAACGAGAACCACCTGAACAGCCTAACCCATGAGACAGGTGACACCTTTCAGTATATCAAACTTCAagctgacagaggagacgttgaatCACAG AAACTTCTAGCAAAGCTTCTATTCTGGGGTCAAAATGGTGTCTCTAAGGATGTTGGGAGTGCAGTTAAGTGGTACGCTAAGAGTGCCATGGAGCTGGAGGATCCTGCAGCCATGTATGAGTACTCTATCTTATTATTTAAG GGACAGGGGGTGAAGAGGAACATGACTCTGGGTCTTCAGATATTGGAGAAAGCTGCAGCCAAG GGTTCAGTCCAAGCCTTGAATGGGCTGGGATGGTATTACAGCACCATACTGAGAGACTACAAGACTGCCTACAAGTACTTTGAACAGGCTGCCCACAATGGCAGTCATGACGGCATGTTTAACCTGGGTGTGTATCACTTAAATGGGAAGAACCCACACAACCCAGAAAAGAATGAG ACTGCTGCGTTTCATCTCTTCCTAAACTCCTCCCTCTATGGTCACGTGGACGGGGCGGTGGAGGCGGCCTGGTACCTGTCCACAGGAAACATGGAGGGGGTCTCCCGGGACACAGAGAGGGCTGTGAT CATTCTGAAACAGATCTGTGAGCAGAATGGTTACCTGGGATACATCGTAAGAGAGGCTCTCCAAGCCTACCTCCAGGGCTCCTG GGGCGAGGCCCTGGTCAGGTATGCCCTTGCCGCTGAAACAGGTTTGGGAGTGGCCCAGAATAATGTTGCCTACCTATGTGAG GAGTTGAAGCAGAGCTATGATTGTCAATGGAGGTATTATAACCATTCCACAATGAACTATGCCCCACATGATTCTG GTTTGCTGAAGATGGGCGACTACTACTACTCAAGCAGCAGGCTAGGAGCTGTTGATCAGGCTATATCACTGTACAGCAGAGCAGCCCTGGCAGGCAGTTCTCAG GGAATATATACATTGGTGGTTTTGGCAGAAGAGGGACATGATGTCCCATTGATCATCAGAGAAAGATTAAACATATCAATTCATGATGGGCTGGACATTGTGGTGGAGAGACTCTTACAAAG ATGTGTAGAGTTGGATGAAGATGAGGATCTGACACCATGTACTTTAGCTCTACTCAGAGTCCGCATGGGAAAATCCTGGAGAAAAATGACTCAAGACCCTATACAGCTGTCACTG GTTTATATATCTGTCGTTACTCTCATCATTGCTCTGATTACTGTGCTAATCCAAAGTGCTCTGG TTTCTTTGCCCCCAGAGTGTGTCCAAGTGCACATCCCAGCTAGACAACGTAGGCATACCACTGACTGTGCAGTAGATGACAGGACAGGGACATACCCTGTCAATCAAGCAGAAGTCAATGGTAATGGACAGCAGGATCAGAATGACCCCATCAGGAGAGAAGACAGAATGTCCAGAACTGTTAGAATGGCCCAGGGTCTATGGTCCATTCTACTGAGGGATGGACAGACAGTTGACCTGGCTGTTACTGTGTCTGGGGTGTTTCTCTGTGtcctctgcacattgatcctCCATCATCTGCTCTGA
- the LOC139541274 gene encoding protein sel-1 homolog 3 isoform X2: MKVFESFNLCGHAVTVVIVLSLALCESSSHIMPTSSSPAGESSVLHGDSIQFDLVPDIVMHGSVVQVSYQCSRACEVGVEVVVSTQTKTGVAVFRRRWTNHRRLHVPRTHPVKLWFPPGMAYRKDLFMRRTLDVHNVMVRAWLDHLEQGIGDKGHVNRTSTYNGSLVRTFKVLQAVLPSERPARHYPGCPSWMADLMWQLTRDRIRQCPHESDTVDMLTFPMVSTGKSFGVIRKIHPFINRDLERDRVLTVEQPSITVSIWVFLVQWCDKKLCGIIHHVDQNSKYDTPLIQLTDTGDIIIQVRVVSGGDQAFRAHTALPLWTWIRLDCFIQGSKVTLQVKPEMTSGGMVGHTHIFDFQSDIHYNDTGGYFVIGGGRFMPGFHGYFGPIKYYRLGTEKVINFLSPAKTLEGLEKTHRECDVIREVTAAFLQAVTHNQEVFMTGLCHSHYISLWRRFGQNTCRQTWTWEAQKKHRALFTFLETQQKDFPTGTKNRRTPLHLGSRLFEHVVNRLSNRGSNQMDSTSSSLIALLQMSSCYGYHHASLLLSTIHLAGLGAPVDQQQGHVYSLIGALGDNRLALMHLGYKHTQGIDGFAKDFDMAYSYYSNVGAQTSIDQGRVLGNQQYITEHILISNENHLNSLTHETGDTFQYIKLQADRGDVESQKLLAKLLFWGQNGVSKDVGSAVKWYAKSAMELEDPAAMYEYSILLFKGQGVKRNMTLGLQILEKAAAKGSVQALNGLGWYYSTILRDYKTAYKYFEQAAHNGSHDGMFNLGVYHLNGKNPHNPEKNETAAFHLFLNSSLYGHVDGAVEAAWYLSTGNMEGVSRDTERAVIILKQICEQNGYLGYIVREALQAYLQGSWGEALVRYALAAETGLGVAQNNVAYLCEELKQSYDCQWRYYNHSTMNYAPHDSGLLKMGDYYYSSSRLGAVDQAISLYSRAALAGSSQGIYTLVVLAEEGHDVPLIIRERLNISIHDGLDIVVERLLQRCVELDEDEDLTPCTLALLRVRMGKSWRKMTQDPIQLSLVYISVVTLIIALITVLIQSALECVQVHIPARQRRHTTDCAVDDRTGTYPVNQAEVNGNGQQDQNDPIRREDRMSRTVRMAQGLWSILLRDGQTVDLAVTVSGVFLCVLCTLILHHLL, translated from the exons ATGAAAGTTTTTGAAAGTTTTAACCTTTGTGGACATGCTGTCACCGTTGTAATTGTTTTGTCGCTG GCACTATGTGAGTCTTCATCCCACATCATGCCTACCTCCTCATCCCCAGCTGGAGAGAGCTCAGTGCTGCATGGCGATTCCATACAGTTTGACTTGGTCCCAGACATAGTGATGCATGGCTCAGTGGTCCAAGTTAGTTACCAGTGCTCCAGGGCCTGTGAGGTGGGAGTGGAGGTGGTGGTCTCCACACAGACCAAGACAGGAGTGGCTGTCTTCAGGAGGAGATGGACCAACCACAGACGCCTCCATGTCCCCAGGACTCATCCAGTGAAGCTTTGGTTCCCTCCAGGCATGGCCTACAGAAAGGACCTCTTCATGAGGCGCACATTGGACGTCCATAATGTGATGGTTCGAGCCTGGTTGGACCACCTTGAGCAAGGCATAGGAGACAAAGGCCATGTGAATAGGACCAGCACATACAATGGGTCCCTGGTGAGAACGTTCAAAGTGCTTCAGGCAGTACTTCCCTCTGAGCGTCCAGCTAGACATTATCCTGGGTGCCCCTCCTGGATGGCTGATCTTATGTGGCAGCTGACCAGAGACAGAATCCGCCAGTGCCCACATGAGTCAG ACACTGTGGATATGTTGACATTTCCAATGGTTAGCACTGGAAAGAGTTTTGGAGTGATTCGCAAGATCCACCCTTTCATCAACAGAGATCTTGAGAGAGATCGTGTCCTCACTGTGGAGCAGCCCAG TATCACAGTGTCTATATGGGTCTTTCTGGTGCAGTGGTGTGACAAGAAACTGTGTGGAATCATCCATCATGTTGATCAGAACAGCAAATACGACACTCCTCTGATACAGCTCACTGACACAG GAGATATCATAATTCAGGTTCGTGTGGTGTCTGGGGGAGATCAGGCATTCAGAGCCCACACAGCTCTGCCTCTCTGGACCTGGATCAGACTAGACTGCTTCATACAAGGCTCTAAG GTGACACTGCAAGTTAAACCTGAAATGACATCGGGAGGAATGGTGGGGCACACGCACATATTTGA CTTTCAGAGTGACATCCATTACAATGACACTGGTGGATACTTTGTGATTGGAGGGGGCAGGTTCATGCCAGGTTTCCATGGCTATTTTGGACCAATCAAATACTATCGTTTGGGCACAGAAAAG GTGATCAACTTCCTTTCCCCTGCCAAGACATTAGAGGGCCTGGAAAAGACTCACAGAGAGTGTGATGTTATCAGAGAAGTCACTGCAGCCTTTCTTCAGGCTGTGACACACAACCAGGAAGTCTTTATGACAG GTTTGTGTCACTCTCACTACATCAGTTTATGGAGAAGGTTTGGACAGAATACATGTAGGCAGACATGGACCTGGGAAGCACAGAAGAAGCACCGTGCACTTTTCACCTTCTTAGAGACCCAGCAAAAGGACTTCCCCACAG GAACTAAGAACAGGAGAACACCCCTTCACCTTGGAAGCAGATTGTTTGAGCATGTAGTGAATAGACTGTCCAATAGAGGAAGCAACCAGATggactccacctcctcctccctgatAGCCTTGCTGCAGATGTCCTCCTGCTATGGCTACCACCACGCCTCCTTGCTGCTCTCCACCATCCATCTGGCTGGCCTGGGGGCCCCTGTGGACCAACAGCAG GGTCATGTCTACAGTCTGATTGGTGCACTGGGAGACAACCGTTTAGCCCTCATGCATTTgggctacaaacacacacaaggaaTTGACGGGTTCGCCAAAGACTTTGACATGGCGTACAGTTACTACTCCAATGTTGGGGCACAGACCAGTATTGACCAAGGGCGGGTACTGGGGAATCAG CAATATATCACTGAGCACATTCTTATAAGCAACGAGAACCACCTGAACAGCCTAACCCATGAGACAGGTGACACCTTTCAGTATATCAAACTTCAagctgacagaggagacgttgaatCACAG AAACTTCTAGCAAAGCTTCTATTCTGGGGTCAAAATGGTGTCTCTAAGGATGTTGGGAGTGCAGTTAAGTGGTACGCTAAGAGTGCCATGGAGCTGGAGGATCCTGCAGCCATGTATGAGTACTCTATCTTATTATTTAAG GGACAGGGGGTGAAGAGGAACATGACTCTGGGTCTTCAGATATTGGAGAAAGCTGCAGCCAAG GGTTCAGTCCAAGCCTTGAATGGGCTGGGATGGTATTACAGCACCATACTGAGAGACTACAAGACTGCCTACAAGTACTTTGAACAGGCTGCCCACAATGGCAGTCATGACGGCATGTTTAACCTGGGTGTGTATCACTTAAATGGGAAGAACCCACACAACCCAGAAAAGAATGAG ACTGCTGCGTTTCATCTCTTCCTAAACTCCTCCCTCTATGGTCACGTGGACGGGGCGGTGGAGGCGGCCTGGTACCTGTCCACAGGAAACATGGAGGGGGTCTCCCGGGACACAGAGAGGGCTGTGAT CATTCTGAAACAGATCTGTGAGCAGAATGGTTACCTGGGATACATCGTAAGAGAGGCTCTCCAAGCCTACCTCCAGGGCTCCTG GGGCGAGGCCCTGGTCAGGTATGCCCTTGCCGCTGAAACAGGTTTGGGAGTGGCCCAGAATAATGTTGCCTACCTATGTGAG GAGTTGAAGCAGAGCTATGATTGTCAATGGAGGTATTATAACCATTCCACAATGAACTATGCCCCACATGATTCTG GTTTGCTGAAGATGGGCGACTACTACTACTCAAGCAGCAGGCTAGGAGCTGTTGATCAGGCTATATCACTGTACAGCAGAGCAGCCCTGGCAGGCAGTTCTCAG GGAATATATACATTGGTGGTTTTGGCAGAAGAGGGACATGATGTCCCATTGATCATCAGAGAAAGATTAAACATATCAATTCATGATGGGCTGGACATTGTGGTGGAGAGACTCTTACAAAG ATGTGTAGAGTTGGATGAAGATGAGGATCTGACACCATGTACTTTAGCTCTACTCAGAGTCCGCATGGGAAAATCCTGGAGAAAAATGACTCAAGACCCTATACAGCTGTCACTG GTTTATATATCTGTCGTTACTCTCATCATTGCTCTGATTACTGTGCTAATCCAAAGTGCTCTGG AGTGTGTCCAAGTGCACATCCCAGCTAGACAACGTAGGCATACCACTGACTGTGCAGTAGATGACAGGACAGGGACATACCCTGTCAATCAAGCAGAAGTCAATGGTAATGGACAGCAGGATCAGAATGACCCCATCAGGAGAGAAGACAGAATGTCCAGAACTGTTAGAATGGCCCAGGGTCTATGGTCCATTCTACTGAGGGATGGACAGACAGTTGACCTGGCTGTTACTGTGTCTGGGGTGTTTCTCTGTGtcctctgcacattgatcctCCATCATCTGCTCTGA
- the LOC139541275 gene encoding sodium-dependent phosphate transport protein 2B-like: protein MPLHPEFRDTPSPTLDDAGKAPKDSVVLSAYSTMDLVDKDPDEDDPWNLPELQDTGLKWSELDTKGKVMRVLTSIVKFILLVGFLYMFVCSLDVLSSAFQLVGGKAAGDIFQDNAVLSNPVAGLVIGVLVTVLVQSSSTSSSIVVSMVSSGLLEVQSAVPVIMGANIGTSVTNTIVAMMQAGDRNEFRRAFAGATVHDFFNWLSVLILLPLEAATGVLYKLTKIVIDSFNIQGGDNAPELLNVITDPLTSAIIELDKTVISDIATGDPAARNKSLIKIWCKTEKITTLLNITVPSAANCTIGVPCWVEGNKTWTQINVTETINLERCNHIFAYANLPDLAVGLILLALSLLILCTCLILIVKLLNSMLKGQVAVVIKKVLNTDFPFPFGWVTGYIAILVGAGMTFIVQSSSVFTSAITPLVGIGVISLERAYPLTLGSNIGTTTTAILAAMAAPGETLANSLQIALCHFFFNIAGILLWYPIPFTRIPIRLARALGNRTANYRWFAAIYLLLCFFLMPLTILGLSLAGWQVLVGVAVPIVVLAIFIIIVNLMQTRCPRYLPSRLRNWDFLPRPLHSMAPWDRVVMSGMAFCGTRCCCCCKCCQKTEDEEKGGKERKKSQEMYDNPALTRDDEPLEAPKESVKATQL, encoded by the exons ATGCCTCTTCATCCAGAATTCAGAGATACTCCGTCTCCCACTCTTg ATGATGCTGgtaaggcacctaaagactcagtcGTCCTGTCGGCATATTCTACCATGGACCTGGTGGACAAGGACCCGGATGAGGATGACCCCTGGAACCTCCCTGAACTGCAGGACACTGGACTCAAGTGGTCAG AGTTGGATACCAAAGGGAAGGTTATGCGGGTTCTGACTTCCATCGTCAAGTTCATTCTGCTGGTTGGATTTCTCTACATGTTCGTCTGCTCTCTGGACGTCCTGAGCTCTGCTTTCCAGCTAGTTGGAG GTAAGGCAGCCGGGGACATCTTCCAGGACAACGCGGTGCTGTCCAACCCTGTGGCTGGCCTGGTGATTGGAGTGCTGGTCACAGTGTTAGTCCAGAGTTCTAGCACGTCCTCCTCTATTGTGGTCAGCATGGTGTCTTCTGGAT TGCTGGAGGTCCAGTCTGCAGTGCCTGTCATTATGGGAGCCAACATTGGAACCTCAGTCACCAACACTATCGTGGCGATGATGCAGGCAGGAGACAGAAATGAGTTCCGCAG GGCATTTGCTGGTGCCACCGTGCATGACTTCTTTAACTGGCTGTCTGTGCTGATCCTGCTGCCACTGGAGGCAGCCACTGGTGTCCTGTATAAACTCACCAAGATTGTCATCGACTCCTTTAACATCCAGGGGGGTGACAATGCCCCTGAACTGCTAAACGTCATCACTGACCCCCTCACCAGTGCCATCATAGAG CTGGATAAAACGGTCATCAGTGACATTGCCACGGGTGACCCAGCGGCCAGAAACAAGAGTCTGATCAAAATCTGGTGCAAAACAGAGAAAATCACG ACTCTTTTAAATATAACAGTTCCCTCAGCTGCCAACTGCACGATCGGCGTCCCCTGTTGGGTGGAAGGCAACAAGACATGGACGCAGATAAATGTGACTGAGACGATCAATCTAGAGAGAT GCAACCATATCTTTGCCTATGCTAACCTGCCTGACCTGGCTGTGGGCCTCATCCTGTTGGCCCTGTCCCTGCTCATCCTCTGTACCTGCCTCATCCTCATCGTCAAGCTGCTCAACTCCATGCTCAAGGGACAGGTGGCCGTGGTCATCAAAAAGGTGCTCAACACAG ACTTCCCCTTCCCCTTCGGCTGGGTCACTGGTTACATTGCCATCCTGGTTGGAGCAGGAATGACCTTCATCGTTCAGAGCAGCTCTGTCTTCACCTCTGCAATCACGCCCCTTGTTG GTATTGGTGTTATTAGCCTTGAGAGAGCCTATCCCCTGACATTGGGCTCTAATATCGGCACAACTACCACTGCTATTCTTGCTGCTATGGCTGCTCCCGGGGAAACCCTGGCCAACTCACTGCAG ATTGCACTGTGCCATTTCTTCTTCAACATAGCGGGGATCCTGCTGTGGTATCCTATCCCCTTCACTCGGATCCCCATCCGCTTGGCCAGAGCCCTGGGGAACCGCACAGCCAACTACCGCTGGTTCGCAGCGATCTACCTCCTGCTCTGCTTCTTCCTCATGCCCCTGACCATCCTGGGGCTCTCCCTGGCCGGCTGGCAGGTCCTGGTGGGGGTGGCCGTGCCCATCGTTGTCCTggccatcttcatcatcatcgtcaACCTGATGCAGACACGTTGTCCTCGGTACCTGCCCAGCAGGCTCCGGAACTGGGACTTCTTGCCCCGCCCCCTGCACTCCATGGCCCCCTGGGATCGAGTGGTGATGTCTGGCATGGCCTTCTGCGGcacccgctgctgctgctgctgtaagTGCTGCCAGAAGACTGAGGATGAAGAGAAGGGTGgtaaggagaggaagaagagtcAAGAGATGTATGATAACCCAGCCCTAACCAGAGACGATGAGCCACTAGAAGCTCCCAAGGAAAGTGTGAAAgctacacagctctga